The Nycticebus coucang isolate mNycCou1 chromosome 5, mNycCou1.pri, whole genome shotgun sequence genome window below encodes:
- the SPRR4 gene encoding LOW QUALITY PROTEIN: small proline-rich protein 4 (The sequence of the model RefSeq protein was modified relative to this genomic sequence to represent the inferred CDS: inserted 1 base in 1 codon), with protein MSSQQQQQQQQQHCLPQKAQQQQMKQPRQPXAVKCQKTCTPQTKDLCAPQAKEQFPPKGTVTPVEQKCPSAQQAKSSQKQRWTGDGRLQAIQTTSWMWPPLHPAPASPGPRICLHLPLPPAQGA; from the exons ATGTcttcccagcagcagcagcagcagcagcagcagcactgcCTGCCCCAGAAGGCCCAGCAGCAGCAGATGAAGCAGCCCCGCCAGC CTGCTGTCAAATGCCAAAAAACGTGCACACCTCAAACCAAGGACCTGTGTGCACCCCAGGCCAAGGAGCAGTTTCCCCCCAAGGGCACAGTTACTCCAGTCGAGCAGAAGTGTCCCTCAGCTCAGCAAGCCAAGAGTAGTCAGAAGCAAAGATGGACTGGAGATGGCCGCCTGCAGGCCATCCAGACCACCAGCTGGATGTGGCCCCCTCTTCACCCTGCTCCTGCTTCCCCCGGCCCCAGgatctgcctccatctcccacttCCTCCTGCTCAGGGTGCATGA